The Candidatus Liberimonas magnetica sequence AGAGTAACATATCTGAAACCGATAAAATCTTTTACTTGTGTATAAAAAACGTTCGATGCTATATTAATTTTGCCAAGATTTCCTATATACCCGATTTCATATGTGGTTGCTGTTTCTGGTTTTAGCCCTACAGCTCTTACAAAAGTTGTATTATACCCGGAATAATCCGGGCCGAAATACGCTTCAGTAAAATCCGGGTATCTCATAGATGTACCATAAGTTAAACGGAAAGATTGTTCTTTTACCGGCACTATAAAAGCGGCTTTCTGAGAATTAATACTGCCATAATCGGAATGGTTGTCATTGCGATAGCCTAAGTTAAATATTAAATTATTGCTGAATTTATAGGTATTTTCTGCCCAAATACTGTCTAAGTAATTTTTGTATTTGCATGGAGGCAGTAAAACATTTGTATCTATTGTCTGGTCCATATGTCCGGCACCTACAAGTATGGAGTCATTGGATATATCAGTAAAATATTCAAGTTCTGAATTCGTTTTTATGTCATTTGTTAAATAGTGGTAAGGTTTATCAGGCGTGTTAAGTGATTTTTTCATTTTAAGGGTTCTCCACTCAGAGGCTTCAAAATCTCGCTGAAAAACAGATGCTTTTATATGTTTCGATTTAAAAGTGAACCCGGCATCGTAACACGTTTCACTGGGAATATCTCCTATACCAGAAGTCCTTGAAGTTAATTCATCAATACCTGATATATAACCTGCAGTCAAACTCAATGTTGAATTTTCCTTTAGCGAATACTCCATAGATGTATTGAATTTCCACAATTGGTAAGCCACTTCATCCGCATATGGGCCGCAGATGTCCCCCCATTCGCCGAATTCAGTTCTGCCCGCACTTACGCGGTAGTTTAATTTGTCGCTAAAACCAGAATTGCCGAAGCTGTAGCTTCCCAAGAAAGTATTCTTTTCACCTCCAGCCAAAAATAAAGAACTGCCTTTTGTATCTTTTGGATTCTTTGTGATTATATTTATTACCCCTAAAAGTGCACCACTCCCGTATGAAACAGAGCCAGCTCCGCTCATTATTTCTATACGTTCTATCTCGTCTAAATTTATCGGCAATATGTTAAATTTCAACATATCGTAAAAACATAAAGTAAACGGGAAACCGTCTATTAAAAGTTTTATCTTATTCGAAGGTATTTTGCTAAATCCGCGTACGCCGACTTCC is a genomic window containing:
- a CDS encoding TonB-dependent receptor, producing the protein MKKIVTAKMFLLGTILLLPVDSFSDFSDLSLEEILNTKVTTAARVKEQKLSEVPASIHVVTAEDIKRSGATNLPDALRTVVGIHVMNISPAQMEVGVRGFSKIPSNKIKLLIDGFPFTLCFYDMLKFNILPINLDEIERIEIMSGAGSVSYGSGALLGVINIITKNPKDTKGSSLFLAGGEKNTFLGSYSFGNSGFSDKLNYRVSAGRTEFGEWGDICGPYADEVAYQLWKFNTSMEYSLKENSTLSLTAGYISGIDELTSRTSGIGDIPSETCYDAGFTFKSKHIKASVFQRDFEASEWRTLKMKKSLNTPDKPYHYLTNDIKTNSELEYFTDISNDSILVGAGHMDQTIDTNVLLPPCKYKNYLDSIWAENTYKFSNNLIFNLGYRNDNHSDYGSINSQKAAFIVPVKEQSFRLTYGTSMRYPDFTEAYFGPDYSGYNTTFVRAVGLKPETATTYEIGYIGNLGKINIASNVFYTQVKDFIGFRYVTLSPAVGGKTRSGRAYNLGDGDESGADIELKCPFTSWAFGRVNYTYMDAKRNSTDVPPEYVTATPKNIANAELSTEFKNGISANLQASYVDYADFVVLQSWDNIAANEVGGMADPYCIVNARIAYTFVLWKNTTEVALSGFNILNKEHNEYPVRNALVARRVTASIAYKF